The Rouxiella sp. WC2420 region GGCAGGGGCAACTCGATGTGCCAATGCTGGCGGTAAACGCTGACTGGTTTAACCGCGCCGGTCCTCGAGTGATGCTGGCTGCTCAGCAGCTATGTGCTGAGATTGATGCGTTGAAACGCCAGTGAGCAAAAAAAAACCCGTGCAAACGCACAGGGTTTTATGTTCAGGCAAATCTTCAGGATTAGATACTGAAAGAGGATCCGCAGCCGCAGGTAGTTTTCGCGTTCGGGTTGGTGACCACAAAGCGCGAACCTTCCAGGCCCTCAGTGTAGTCAACCGATCCGCCGACCAAATATTGCAGGCTCATCGGGTCAACCACCAGCGCAACGCCAGATTTCTCAATGGTCATGTCGCCGTCGTTGATCTTGTCGTCAAAGGTAAAGCCGTATTGGAATCCGCTGCAACCGCCGCCGGTAATATACACGCGAAGTTTCAGCTCGGGATTTTCCTCATCTGCCACCAGATTTTTAACTTTACGAGCAGCGGCTTCAGTAAACTGTAACGGCAGCGCAACATGCTCGTCCAGGGTTGGCTCGCTTAAAATAGGTTCACTCATAGTTTTTGCTCCCAATCCGAATTCTGTTCAGGCCGCCGGATTGACTGTCTGAATAATGAACTGATTATCTTATACCTGCATCTTAGATACAAGTATGGGCCGTTTTCATCACCGCGTCCCGCAAAATTTAAGGCTTATTTTTGCGTAACCGTGCTCTCTGCCTCGGCAGTCTGACGCGCGGCCAAATTCGCCTGTTCGCGTTCCTGCTTCTGTAAGGTGCGGGTTAAAAGTGCAGAATACAAGGGCTTGCCGCCAAGAAACTGGGCCAGCAGCGTCGCACCGAGACAGGTGATGATCATCGGTAAAATCAGCTGATAATTTTCGGTCATCTCCAATACCAGCACGATGCCAGTCAGCGGCGCTCGCACTGTAGCGGCAAACAATGCTCCCATCCCGGCAATAGCGAAGGTTCCCGGCTGAATACCGTATTGTGGAAACATCGCCGCCGCGGCCATGCCAAAAGCGGTGCCTAGCAGCGTGCCCAGCGCCAGCATCGGGGCAAAAATCCCGCCCGGTGCACCCGATGAGAAGCACAACAGTGTCGTGACCACGCGGGTGATAAAAATAAACAGCAGCGCTCCGAGCGAATAAGTCCCCATCGCCGCCAGCGGGATCAGCGCAAAACCACCACCGGCAGCTTCGGGTTTAATCAATCCCAACAACCCGCAAACGCCGCCGAGCAGGCCTCCAATCAGCAGGATCTTTTGCAGATTTCCACCGTGAATACGGGCGAAAAAATCCTGAGTGCGAAATATCAGCGCATTGAAACAGACGCCTACAATGCCAAACACCATGCCCAGCACCAGATAGAGCCAAAAAGTATTCAGTGATACATTTGCCAGCACGCCAACGTTGATAACCGCCCTTTCACCGTTGAATAAGCGGTAAACAATGCTCGACATAATTACGCCGATAAACACCGCTTTAACTGAAATAAGGCTGTAGCGAAACTGCAAACGCATCTCTTCGATGATAAAAAGAATCCCCGCCAGCGGTGCATTAAACGCGGCGGAAAGTCCTGCCGCGGCACCGGTTGCCAGCAGACTGTGACGAGCTTCGGCGCTGCGCATGTGGAAAATATCAGCCAGCATCTTGCCAAGGTTAGCGCCCATCTGCACCGTAGGCCCTTCTCGCCCCAGCACCATACCCGCGCCCAGAGTGCCCATCCCGCCGACAAACTTTACCGGAATGACTCGCCACCAGCGCACCGGCCGCAGCTCTTCCAGCGCCCCTTCGATTTCCGGAATGCCCGAACCACTCGCTTCAGGAGCAAATTTGCGTACCAGATAATAACCGACCATTGCCAGTAGAGCCGAAACGATAAAGGTCAGCGGCCACAGCAGCCAGAAGTGGCCGCTTACGCTATCCAGCCCAGAAAGCCTGACATGTTGTACCCAGTCGACGGCTTTTTCGAACGCCACGCCAAGCAGGCCAGCCACGATCCCCACCAACGCGGCAACGATAAGAATAGCGACCGGCGTTTTATCCCGGCGCAAAAATTGACGCAGAATGACGCTGGGTCTTCTGCGCTCAGGGAGGCCTGAGACATCAGGGCTAGTTTCGAGAGATTCTTTCATGATGTTCTTTTTAATGAAGAAGAATGAAAATCAGACTGAAGAGTTAACCATAAAAATCGCATATTCAGTATGCATAATATATTTCTTAACCTTTCACAGGCCGTGAAACATTTCCTATCGACGCTATGTTCTCTAGAATAGGGCACATCGTCCGGCGGTCCATGAAGATCGTCGTGCCACTATACTATTTTTCTTAGTGCGAGCTTATCCTCTCAGCACGAAAAAAAACCAGGAGCCGATCAATGAGTAAGTCAGAAAGTTTATTCACCCAAGCGCAAACGCTGATCCCCGGTGGTGTTAACTCGCCGGTTCGCGCGTTCAATGGCGTTGGCGGTGCCCCACTATTCATTGAACGCGCCGACGGTGCGTTGTTATACGATGCCGACGGCAAATCCTATATCGACTATGTCGGTTCATGGGGTCCGATGGTACTGGGGCACAACAATGCTAAAATCCGCAACGCCGTGATCGAAGCCGCCGAGCGCGGCCTGAGCTTTGGTGCACCGACCGAGCAGGAAGTCACTATGGCTGAGTTGGTCACCAAACTGGTGCCAAGCATGGACATGGTGCGCATGGTTAACTCTGGCACCGAAGCGACCATGAGCGCGATTCGTCTGGCCCGTGGTTTCACCCATCGCGACAAGATCATCAAATTTGAAGGCTGCTATCACGGCCACGCCGACTGCCTGCTAGTAAAAGCCGGCTCAGGCGCGTTGACTCTCGGCCAGCCAAACTCCCCGGGCGTACCGGCTGATTTTGCGAAGCACACCTTAACTTGTACCTATAACGATCTGTCCTCGGTTCGCGCGGTGTTCGAACAGTATCCGACAGACGTCGCCTGTATCATCGTGGAGCCGGTTGCCGGCAACATGAACTGCGTGCCGCCGTTGCCGGAATTCCTGCCGGGACTGCGTGCATTGTGCGACGAGTTTGGCGCGCTGCTGATTATCGACGAAGTGATGACCGGTTTCCGCGTCGCGCTCGGCGGTGCTCAGGAATACTACAATGTGAAACCTGACCTGACCTGTCTGGGTAAAATTATCGGTGGCGGTATGCCGGTTGGTGCATTTGGTGGGCGTCGCGACGTGATGCAGGCGCTGGCACCAACCGGACCGGTTTACCAGGCCGGTACACTGTCGGGCAACCCAATTGCCATGGCGGCGGGCATTGCCTGTTTGACTCAGGTTGCAGAACCGGGCGTGCATCAGAAACTCACCGAACTCACCACTCAGCTGGCAGAAGGCCTGAAAGCCGCCGCGGCGGCAGAAAACATTCCGTTGGTGGTTAACCACGTAGGTGGCATGTTTGGCCTGTTCTTCTCAGAACTGCCAACCATCACCAGCTATGATGACGTGATGAAGAGCAACGTAGAGCGTTTCAAAAAGTTCTTCCATCTGATGCTGGAAGAAGGCGTTTATCTGGCCCCTTCAGCGTTTGAGGCGGGCTTTATGTCCCTGGCCCACACGCCAGAAGACATCCAGCACACAATCGACGCTGCACGCCGCAGCTTCGCTAAACTTTGATAAACAAACACGCATAAATAGAGCATTGCCTCAGGTTTTCTGAAGAAGGGTTGCCAATATTTTTGCAAGCCTGAGGCAAAGTCAATTTACTCATTATTTAGAGTGGCCCTATCCCTTCTTCGAAACTGCGCAGCTTGCAAGGCTGGGGGAATTATTGCAGCGTCAGGATCCCTGGATACAATCGGTATCTTGCCAGAACCTCTGAATACGAGTCCTCCGCCCAGGCCGGTTTGCACCGGCACGCCCAGTGCGATGCCTGCGTTATTGATTTCGATGCTCTGTGTTGACTGTTTGCTGGGCGCTACCTTTGGCAGTTTCCCCGCCAGATAGCCGCCAATCATTTGCCCTGCTACACCGGCCCCAAACGTTCTCGCAATATCTGGGGGAAGAAACATATACGCAAGCATGCCTGTTGATGCGGCACTCGCTGCTGTTATTCCTATATTTGAGATGATTTTTATTTTTTCTTTGCCAAATGAATAAATGGCTTTGTT contains the following coding sequences:
- the hemL gene encoding glutamate-1-semialdehyde 2,1-aminomutase translates to MSKSESLFTQAQTLIPGGVNSPVRAFNGVGGAPLFIERADGALLYDADGKSYIDYVGSWGPMVLGHNNAKIRNAVIEAAERGLSFGAPTEQEVTMAELVTKLVPSMDMVRMVNSGTEATMSAIRLARGFTHRDKIIKFEGCYHGHADCLLVKAGSGALTLGQPNSPGVPADFAKHTLTCTYNDLSSVRAVFEQYPTDVACIIVEPVAGNMNCVPPLPEFLPGLRALCDEFGALLIIDEVMTGFRVALGGAQEYYNVKPDLTCLGKIIGGGMPVGAFGGRRDVMQALAPTGPVYQAGTLSGNPIAMAAGIACLTQVAEPGVHQKLTELTTQLAEGLKAAAAAENIPLVVNHVGGMFGLFFSELPTITSYDDVMKSNVERFKKFFHLMLEEGVYLAPSAFEAGFMSLAHTPEDIQHTIDAARRSFAKL
- the clcA gene encoding H(+)/Cl(-) exchange transporter ClcA, with translation MKESLETSPDVSGLPERRRPSVILRQFLRRDKTPVAILIVAALVGIVAGLLGVAFEKAVDWVQHVRLSGLDSVSGHFWLLWPLTFIVSALLAMVGYYLVRKFAPEASGSGIPEIEGALEELRPVRWWRVIPVKFVGGMGTLGAGMVLGREGPTVQMGANLGKMLADIFHMRSAEARHSLLATGAAAGLSAAFNAPLAGILFIIEEMRLQFRYSLISVKAVFIGVIMSSIVYRLFNGERAVINVGVLANVSLNTFWLYLVLGMVFGIVGVCFNALIFRTQDFFARIHGGNLQKILLIGGLLGGVCGLLGLIKPEAAGGGFALIPLAAMGTYSLGALLFIFITRVVTTLLCFSSGAPGGIFAPMLALGTLLGTAFGMAAAAMFPQYGIQPGTFAIAGMGALFAATVRAPLTGIVLVLEMTENYQLILPMIITCLGATLLAQFLGGKPLYSALLTRTLQKQEREQANLAARQTAEAESTVTQK
- the erpA gene encoding iron-sulfur cluster insertion protein ErpA, which translates into the protein MSEPILSEPTLDEHVALPLQFTEAAARKVKNLVADEENPELKLRVYITGGGCSGFQYGFTFDDKINDGDMTIEKSGVALVVDPMSLQYLVGGSVDYTEGLEGSRFVVTNPNAKTTCGCGSSFSI